Part of the Lolium rigidum isolate FL_2022 unplaced genomic scaffold, APGP_CSIRO_Lrig_0.1 contig_64005_1, whole genome shotgun sequence genome, GCGCAGGTTGCATCCACTCGTATCGCAAGCAAGTTGGATGTACTACTGTACTCAGCAGTCACCATTGTTGGCATCGGACTAAAGAACATAAATTAGATGGAGGGGAGTAATTGATCTCATCCTTCTTGCAAAGTATTGTTCATACTTCATACGtacaagtaaaaataaaaactGAGACAACTATGATGTGAAGTTAGTAGAGAAGCAACAGGAaattttttcgcaaaaaaaaaagcaacagGAAATTTTACAGAAGATGTTGATATTTCTCATATAAATTTACAGTGTCCCTTCAAAGTCCCATGGACGAAGGAACGGAGCCCCGCTGATTGTCCAAGGCCCACGAGGCGGCCCTCCTCCTCCGGAGGCGTTCAGCGATGATGAATGACAGCTCCAGCGCCTGCGAGGCGTTGAGCCTTGGATCACAGTGCGTGTGGTAGCGTGAACTCAGATCATCGAACGTCACCGTGCGTGAACCGCCAATGCACTCCGTCACGTTTTGTCCGGTCATCTCCAGATGAACTCCCCCAGGGTGGCTCCCTTCTTGCTCGTGGACATCAAAGAATGCACGCACCTCAGCCTGGTTCCAGAAACAGGATAACTCAGCTTAGTTTTACTTACAGTCAATCACATTTTGCACAGAAGTTAAACCGGTGCAGTAACTTCTACAAGCACTAAGCCAACTTGTATTCTATCCTATGGCTGTTAACTGATGGGGAGTTTTTAAGTGTGGAAATTAATCAGCCTAACTATAAAACCAACCAGTTATAAGAAATGAGCTCTAATATTCAGGAAAAAGGGTTTAGGAAAGGGCTTCAGATTAGGACAGTAGACCTTCTTCAATTGCTTTAGCATGGTTTTCCCGCGAGTTGCATCGTTGGTTACTGGCACCAGAAGGGCCAAGTTTTACCACTAAAGGTGTATCATATTCGCCAGAAATCATAACTATTTTGGCAAAGCCATGTTGCATCAAATGCATCGAACAATTAGGTTTAATCAGGAAACATGGCTCCTGAGCATAAAACTACACCCTAGTCACCACAAAGGTATAGGGTACGAAGATGTAACAGGGACAAGCCAATACTGAAAAAAACAGGGCCATAGGAGGAAAAGAAATTACCAAAATTCTGTCGAAGGAGCGCGTCTTAAGGCCACAAGGGGCTTTCATTGTGTTCCCATGCATTGGGTCAGTCACCCATGTTACTATCTGGCCAGCACCACGAACAGCACGGATGAGGTGGGGGAGTTTGACTCTCATGTTCTCAGGTCCCATTCTCGTGATGATAGTTATTCTTCCCGGCCTGTTTTCAGGGTTCAAGATATCAATCAACTTCACAAGTTCTTGGGGGTCCATTTTGTCGCTGACCTGGATTTGATTAgatgacaaagggaaacatttataAGAAAAATTGTGCATAATTTCACCTTCAGATGCAGAGTTCAACTtctgtataaattatgattatgagtcATGATAAGGTGTCCAAATATCCAGGTTTTACCTTGATACCCAGGGGGTTGGCAATGCCTCTGAGAAACTCCACATGGGCGCCATCAAGCTGGCGAGTACGCTCTCCAGCCCACAGGAAGTGGGCAGAACAGTCATAATAGAGGCCAGAGGTGGAATCCTCACGAGTAAGTGCCTGCTCatagggaagaagaagacattcaTGTGATGTCCAGAATTCTGTCGTTCTCATTATAGGGTGATCTACAGTGAGCCCAGCAGCTGACATGAACCCCAAAGCCTCGTCAACTCGATGAGCCAGCTCCATGTACCTATTCAACATTGTTTGCAAGTCAACCATGAAATGTCACAATTAGATTTTTTCCGTGCTGAAAGCAAACTTAATCAAAATAATGAGCTGTCGAGCTACAAAAGAAACTTTGTAAAAATATTTTGTGAAATAGTAGTTAATTACAAATATTACCGAACTAGTTGATCACTAACTTTACCAAAATAACTGCATGGTACTCCCTCTATTGCAAAATGCAGGgtgtattttgaaaaaaaaatgattCATTTCTTCGAGAAAAAACCCGGATTCATTAGATTTGTATTAAGATGTAGTTATGATTGTGAGTATAAATCCACACATCAACAGAGTAATTGTTGTTGACCAAAGCTTTGTCTTGCCCAATCAAAATATCCTTTTAGATTTTGCAATGGAGTAAAATGCATATTTACAGGAACCGTTGGTCACTTCTTATTTTTTGAATGAATCAAACAGTTTCAGAAGCAACTATTGGAATGGAGTAAGTAGTTCGAGATAAACACCTATCACCCTGTTCACTTTTCTCTGTGAAGTCAAGATTCCACTGTGTTACCCTCTGCATGGCGGCATAACCTCCAGTAGCAAACGCTCGGAGCAAATTCAGTGTTGCTGCTGACTGTGAGTACGCCCTGATCATGCGCTGTGGATCTGGCACTCTTGACTTCTCATCAAATATATCCCCATTAATGTTGTCTCCTCTGTAGCTAGGCAACTTCACTCCATCCCGCTCTTCAAAGCCATCTGATCTTGGCTTTGCAAATTGACCTGCCATTCTTCCTACCTACATATTCCATGTAACGCAGTAAGTAATACATTTGGCTGATCTGCAGTATTCCGTAGT contains:
- the LOC124681979 gene encoding phospho-2-dehydro-3-deoxyheptonate aldolase 1, chloroplastic-like, which translates into the protein MPLAPSPAPAAVHHPLLPSRGLAPPRRGGLIRAHAVRAAPRPPSQWAPGSWRERPALQQPEYPDKAGLEEVLRTVEAFPPIVFAGEARNLEDRLAEAALGRAFLLMGGDCAESFKEFNANNIRDTFRVLLQMSVVLMFGGQMPIIKVGRMAGQFAKPRSDGFEERDGVKLPSYRGDNINGDIFDEKSRVPDPQRMIRAYSQSAATLNLLRAFATGGYAAMQRVTQWNLDFTEKSEQGDRYMELAHRVDEALGFMSAAGLTVDHPIMRTTEFWTSHECLLLPYEQALTREDSTSGLYYDCSAHFLWAGERTRQLDGAHVEFLRGIANPLGIKVSDKMDPQELVKLIDILNPENRPGRITIITRMGPENMRVKLPHLIRAVRGAGQIVTWVTDPMHGNTMKAPCGLKTRSFDRILAEVRAFFDVHEQEGSHPGGVHLEMTGQNVTECIGGSRTVTFDDLSSRYHTHCDPRLNASQALELSFIIAERLRRRRAASWALDNQRGSVPSSMGL